In Symphalangus syndactylus isolate Jambi chromosome 14, NHGRI_mSymSyn1-v2.1_pri, whole genome shotgun sequence, one DNA window encodes the following:
- the LOC129463090 gene encoding small ribosomal subunit protein uS2-like — protein sequence MSGALDVLQMKEKDVLKFLAAGTHLGGTNLDFHMEQYIYKRKSDGIYIINLKRTWEKLLLAARAIVAIENSADVSVIFSRNTGQRAVMKFAAATGATPIAGLFTPGTFTNQIQAAFREPRLLVVTDPRADHQPLTEASYVNLPTIALCNTDSLRYVDIAIPCNNKGAHSVGLMWMLAREVLRMRGTISREHPWEFMPDLYFYRDPEEIEKEEQAAAEKAVTKEKFQGEWTAPAPEFTATQPEVAGWSEGVQVPSVPIQQFPTEDWSAQPATEDWSAAPTAQATEWVGATTDWS from the coding sequence ATGTCCGGAGCCCTTGATGTCCTGCAAATGAAGGAGAAGGATGTCCTTAAGTTCCTTGCAGCAGGAACCCACTTAGGTGGCACTAATCTTGACTTCCACATGGAACAGTAcatctataaaaggaaaagtgatgGCATCTATATCATAAATCTGAAGAGGACCTGGGAGAAGCTTCTGCTGGCAGCTCGTGCTATTGTTGCCATTGAAAACTCTGCTGATGTCAGTGTTATATTCTCCAGGAATACTGGCCAGAGGGCTGTGATGAAGTTTGCTGCTGCCACTGGAGCCACTCCAATTGCTGGCCTCTTCACTCCTGGAACCTTCACTAACCAGATCCAGGCAGCCTTCCGGGAGCCACGGCTTCTTGTGGTTACTGACCCCAGGGCTGACCACCAGCCTCTCACGGAGGCATCTTATGTTAACCTACCTACCATCGCGCTGTGTAACACAGATTCTCTGCGCTATGTGGACATTGCCATCCCATGCAACAACAAGGGAGCTCACTCAGTGGGTTTGATGTGGATGCTGGCTCGGGAAGTTCTGCGCATGCGTGGCACCATTTCCCGTGAACACCCATGGGAGTTCATGCCTGATCTCTACTTCTACAGAGATCCTGAAGagattgaaaaagaagagcaggctGCTGCTGAAAAGGCAGTGACCAAGGAGAAATTTCAGGGTGAATGGACTGCTCCAGCTCCTGAGTTCACTGCTACTCAGCCTGAGGTTGCAGGCTGGTCTGAAGGTGTACAGGTGCCCTCTGTGCCTATTCAGCAGTTCCCTACTGAAGATTGGAGCGCTCAGCCTGCCACGGAagactggtctgcagctcccactgCTCAGGCCACTGAATGGGTAGGAGCAACCACTGACTGGTCTTAA
- the MDH1 gene encoding malate dehydrogenase, cytoplasmic isoform X3, which translates to MSEPIRVLVTGAAGQIAYSLLYSIGNGSVFGKDQPIILVLLDITPMMGVLDGVLMELQDCALPLLKDVIATDKEEVAFKDLDVAILVGSMPRREGMERKDLLKANVKIFKSQGAALDKYAKKSVKVIVVGNPANTNCLTASKSAPSIPKENFSCLTRLDHNRAKAQIALKLGVTANDVKNVIIWGNHSSTQYPDVNHAKVKLQGKEVGVYEALKDDSWLKGEFVTTVQQRGAAVIKARKLSSAMSAAKAICDHVRDIWFGTPEGEFVSMGVVSDGNSYGVPDDLLYSFPVVIKNKTWKFVEGLPINDFSREKMDLTAKELTEEKETAFEFLSSA; encoded by the exons ATG TCTGAACCAATCAGAGTCCTTGTGACTGGAGCAGCTGGTCAAATTGCATATTCACTGCTGTACAGTATTGGAAATGGATCTGTCTTTGGTAAAGATCAG CCTATAATTCTTGTGCTGTTGGATATCACCCCCATGATGGGTGTCCTGGACGGTGTCCTAATGGAACTGCAAGACTGTGCCCTTCCCCTCCTGAAAG ATGTCATCGCAACAGATAAAGAAGAGGTTGCCTTCAAAGACCTGGATGTGGCCATTCTTGTGGGCTCCATGCCAAGAAGGGAAGGCATGGAGAGAAAAGATTTACTGAAAGCAAATGTGAAAATCTTCAAATCCCAGGGTGCAGCCTTAGATAAATACGCCAAGAAGTCAGTTAAG GTTATTGTTGTGGGTAATCCAGCCAATACCAACTGCCTGACTGCCTCCAAGTCGGCTCCATCCATCCCCAAGGAGAACTTCAGTTGCTTGACTCGTTTGGATCACAACCGAGCTAAAGCTCAA ATTGCTCTTAAACTTGGTGTGACTGCTAATGatgtaaagaatgtcattatcTGGGGAAACCATTCCTCGACTCAGTATCCAGATGTCAACCATGCCAAGGTAAAATTGCAAGGAAAGGAAGTTGGTGTTTATGAAGCTCTGAAAGATGACAGCTGGCTCAAGGGAGAATTTGTCACG ACTGTGCAGCAGCGTGGCGCTGCTGTCATCAAGGCTCGAAAACTATCCAGTGCAATGTCTGCTGCAAAAGCCATCTGTGACCACGTCAGGGACATCTGGTTTGGAACCCCAGAG GGAGAGTTTGTGTCCATGGGTGTTGTCTCTGATGGCAACTCCTATGGTGTTCCTGATGATCTGCTCTACTCATTCCCTGTTGTAATCAAG AATAAGACCTGGAAGTTTGTTGAAGGTCTCCCTATTAATGATTTCTCACGTGAGAAGATGGATCTTACTGCAAAGGAActgacagaagaaaaagaaactgctttTGAATTTCTTTCCTCTGCCTGA
- the MDH1 gene encoding malate dehydrogenase, cytoplasmic isoform X2, which yields MRRCSYFPKDVTVFDKDNKSEPIRVLVTGAAGQIAYSLLYSIGNGSVFGKDQPIILVLLDITPMMGVLDGVLMELQDCALPLLKDVIATDKEEVAFKDLDVAILVGSMPRREGMERKDLLKANVKIFKSQGAALDKYAKKSVKVIVVGNPANTNCLTASKSAPSIPKENFSCLTRLDHNRAKAQIALKLGVTANDVKNVIIWGNHSSTQYPDVNHAKVKLQGKEVGVYEALKDDSWLKGEFVTTVQQRGAAVIKARKLSSAMSAAKAICDHVRDIWFGTPEGEFVSMGVVSDGNSYGVPDDLLYSFPVVIKNKTWKFVEGLPINDFSREKMDLTAKELTEEKETAFEFLSSA from the exons ATGCGACGCTGCAGCTATTTTCCAAAGGACGTTACGGTGTTTGATAAGGACAATAAG TCTGAACCAATCAGAGTCCTTGTGACTGGAGCAGCTGGTCAAATTGCATATTCACTGCTGTACAGTATTGGAAATGGATCTGTCTTTGGTAAAGATCAG CCTATAATTCTTGTGCTGTTGGATATCACCCCCATGATGGGTGTCCTGGACGGTGTCCTAATGGAACTGCAAGACTGTGCCCTTCCCCTCCTGAAAG ATGTCATCGCAACAGATAAAGAAGAGGTTGCCTTCAAAGACCTGGATGTGGCCATTCTTGTGGGCTCCATGCCAAGAAGGGAAGGCATGGAGAGAAAAGATTTACTGAAAGCAAATGTGAAAATCTTCAAATCCCAGGGTGCAGCCTTAGATAAATACGCCAAGAAGTCAGTTAAG GTTATTGTTGTGGGTAATCCAGCCAATACCAACTGCCTGACTGCCTCCAAGTCGGCTCCATCCATCCCCAAGGAGAACTTCAGTTGCTTGACTCGTTTGGATCACAACCGAGCTAAAGCTCAA ATTGCTCTTAAACTTGGTGTGACTGCTAATGatgtaaagaatgtcattatcTGGGGAAACCATTCCTCGACTCAGTATCCAGATGTCAACCATGCCAAGGTAAAATTGCAAGGAAAGGAAGTTGGTGTTTATGAAGCTCTGAAAGATGACAGCTGGCTCAAGGGAGAATTTGTCACG ACTGTGCAGCAGCGTGGCGCTGCTGTCATCAAGGCTCGAAAACTATCCAGTGCAATGTCTGCTGCAAAAGCCATCTGTGACCACGTCAGGGACATCTGGTTTGGAACCCCAGAG GGAGAGTTTGTGTCCATGGGTGTTGTCTCTGATGGCAACTCCTATGGTGTTCCTGATGATCTGCTCTACTCATTCCCTGTTGTAATCAAG AATAAGACCTGGAAGTTTGTTGAAGGTCTCCCTATTAATGATTTCTCACGTGAGAAGATGGATCTTACTGCAAAGGAActgacagaagaaaaagaaactgctttTGAATTTCTTTCCTCTGCCTGA
- the MDH1 gene encoding malate dehydrogenase, cytoplasmic isoform X1 codes for MMFCLMNELNEKTVHQWIYKSEPIRVLVTGAAGQIAYSLLYSIGNGSVFGKDQPIILVLLDITPMMGVLDGVLMELQDCALPLLKDVIATDKEEVAFKDLDVAILVGSMPRREGMERKDLLKANVKIFKSQGAALDKYAKKSVKVIVVGNPANTNCLTASKSAPSIPKENFSCLTRLDHNRAKAQIALKLGVTANDVKNVIIWGNHSSTQYPDVNHAKVKLQGKEVGVYEALKDDSWLKGEFVTTVQQRGAAVIKARKLSSAMSAAKAICDHVRDIWFGTPEGEFVSMGVVSDGNSYGVPDDLLYSFPVVIKNKTWKFVEGLPINDFSREKMDLTAKELTEEKETAFEFLSSA; via the exons ATGATgttttgtttaatgaatgaattaaatgagaaaacagttCACCAGTGGATTTATAAG TCTGAACCAATCAGAGTCCTTGTGACTGGAGCAGCTGGTCAAATTGCATATTCACTGCTGTACAGTATTGGAAATGGATCTGTCTTTGGTAAAGATCAG CCTATAATTCTTGTGCTGTTGGATATCACCCCCATGATGGGTGTCCTGGACGGTGTCCTAATGGAACTGCAAGACTGTGCCCTTCCCCTCCTGAAAG ATGTCATCGCAACAGATAAAGAAGAGGTTGCCTTCAAAGACCTGGATGTGGCCATTCTTGTGGGCTCCATGCCAAGAAGGGAAGGCATGGAGAGAAAAGATTTACTGAAAGCAAATGTGAAAATCTTCAAATCCCAGGGTGCAGCCTTAGATAAATACGCCAAGAAGTCAGTTAAG GTTATTGTTGTGGGTAATCCAGCCAATACCAACTGCCTGACTGCCTCCAAGTCGGCTCCATCCATCCCCAAGGAGAACTTCAGTTGCTTGACTCGTTTGGATCACAACCGAGCTAAAGCTCAA ATTGCTCTTAAACTTGGTGTGACTGCTAATGatgtaaagaatgtcattatcTGGGGAAACCATTCCTCGACTCAGTATCCAGATGTCAACCATGCCAAGGTAAAATTGCAAGGAAAGGAAGTTGGTGTTTATGAAGCTCTGAAAGATGACAGCTGGCTCAAGGGAGAATTTGTCACG ACTGTGCAGCAGCGTGGCGCTGCTGTCATCAAGGCTCGAAAACTATCCAGTGCAATGTCTGCTGCAAAAGCCATCTGTGACCACGTCAGGGACATCTGGTTTGGAACCCCAGAG GGAGAGTTTGTGTCCATGGGTGTTGTCTCTGATGGCAACTCCTATGGTGTTCCTGATGATCTGCTCTACTCATTCCCTGTTGTAATCAAG AATAAGACCTGGAAGTTTGTTGAAGGTCTCCCTATTAATGATTTCTCACGTGAGAAGATGGATCTTACTGCAAAGGAActgacagaagaaaaagaaactgctttTGAATTTCTTTCCTCTGCCTGA
- the MDH1 gene encoding malate dehydrogenase, cytoplasmic isoform X4: MMGVLDGVLMELQDCALPLLKDVIATDKEEVAFKDLDVAILVGSMPRREGMERKDLLKANVKIFKSQGAALDKYAKKSVKVIVVGNPANTNCLTASKSAPSIPKENFSCLTRLDHNRAKAQIALKLGVTANDVKNVIIWGNHSSTQYPDVNHAKVKLQGKEVGVYEALKDDSWLKGEFVTTVQQRGAAVIKARKLSSAMSAAKAICDHVRDIWFGTPEGEFVSMGVVSDGNSYGVPDDLLYSFPVVIKNKTWKFVEGLPINDFSREKMDLTAKELTEEKETAFEFLSSA; encoded by the exons ATGATGGGTGTCCTGGACGGTGTCCTAATGGAACTGCAAGACTGTGCCCTTCCCCTCCTGAAAG ATGTCATCGCAACAGATAAAGAAGAGGTTGCCTTCAAAGACCTGGATGTGGCCATTCTTGTGGGCTCCATGCCAAGAAGGGAAGGCATGGAGAGAAAAGATTTACTGAAAGCAAATGTGAAAATCTTCAAATCCCAGGGTGCAGCCTTAGATAAATACGCCAAGAAGTCAGTTAAG GTTATTGTTGTGGGTAATCCAGCCAATACCAACTGCCTGACTGCCTCCAAGTCGGCTCCATCCATCCCCAAGGAGAACTTCAGTTGCTTGACTCGTTTGGATCACAACCGAGCTAAAGCTCAA ATTGCTCTTAAACTTGGTGTGACTGCTAATGatgtaaagaatgtcattatcTGGGGAAACCATTCCTCGACTCAGTATCCAGATGTCAACCATGCCAAGGTAAAATTGCAAGGAAAGGAAGTTGGTGTTTATGAAGCTCTGAAAGATGACAGCTGGCTCAAGGGAGAATTTGTCACG ACTGTGCAGCAGCGTGGCGCTGCTGTCATCAAGGCTCGAAAACTATCCAGTGCAATGTCTGCTGCAAAAGCCATCTGTGACCACGTCAGGGACATCTGGTTTGGAACCCCAGAG GGAGAGTTTGTGTCCATGGGTGTTGTCTCTGATGGCAACTCCTATGGTGTTCCTGATGATCTGCTCTACTCATTCCCTGTTGTAATCAAG AATAAGACCTGGAAGTTTGTTGAAGGTCTCCCTATTAATGATTTCTCACGTGAGAAGATGGATCTTACTGCAAAGGAActgacagaagaaaaagaaactgctttTGAATTTCTTTCCTCTGCCTGA